Proteins from a genomic interval of Mesobacillus sp. S13:
- a CDS encoding MerR family transcriptional regulator, with protein sequence MMFDTQFMKAYTIKEVSKKINVPSGTIRQWEKDLAGLLVIPRTKQGARFYTDIEIDQLVKIKQMRDKNLSKEMIRELLQRHMGTDVVSEQTPNGNNLAVKTNMPSASQPDSTNEYAAFMMAMEQYKESLLEEVKAEIRNGIRKEVLEEVKKEISKGTLTTVKTLSDSIYKTGEKTNEHIIDLSQTVAKSSQESSERLGTISTELTNVSKGTSEISTNLLKASKGTTEMFSKLSDRVTKASQGTTEKIAQLSENIQMSSKGTTDKITKLTESVAKVSKGTSEKINALSGSISNVSKGTSERLASLTSSLTKTSKGTNEKIIKLENSVDKLSSGTNQELSLLAKRLNETTETVSEEFKILADYVSNSRETTNQELSNLNQVINQERDYLVHTLQSEREEFRREIRTRDEMFKNMVDSFRETAASKQSKRNWWKVWK encoded by the coding sequence ATGATGTTTGACACTCAATTCATGAAGGCATACACAATCAAAGAGGTGTCCAAGAAAATAAATGTTCCATCTGGCACCATTAGACAATGGGAAAAGGATCTTGCCGGTTTGCTGGTTATCCCAAGAACGAAACAAGGTGCAAGATTTTATACGGATATTGAAATAGACCAATTGGTGAAAATAAAACAAATGCGCGATAAGAATCTTAGCAAAGAAATGATTCGGGAGCTCTTGCAGAGACATATGGGTACTGATGTCGTGTCAGAACAAACTCCAAATGGAAACAACCTTGCTGTAAAGACGAATATGCCCTCCGCATCCCAGCCAGACAGTACGAATGAATATGCCGCTTTTATGATGGCAATGGAACAATATAAGGAATCACTGCTTGAAGAGGTCAAGGCAGAGATCAGAAATGGCATTCGAAAAGAAGTTCTGGAGGAAGTAAAAAAAGAAATTTCAAAAGGGACTTTAACAACAGTAAAAACCCTTTCTGATTCAATTTATAAAACAGGCGAAAAGACCAATGAACATATTATCGACCTCTCTCAAACAGTAGCCAAAAGCTCACAGGAAAGTTCCGAACGTCTCGGAACCATCTCAACAGAGCTTACGAATGTTTCGAAAGGGACTTCCGAAATCAGCACGAATCTTTTGAAGGCATCAAAAGGCACAACAGAAATGTTCAGCAAGCTTTCTGATCGGGTTACGAAGGCTTCGCAGGGCACGACGGAAAAAATAGCCCAGTTATCGGAAAATATCCAGATGAGCTCAAAGGGGACAACTGATAAAATCACCAAGCTGACTGAAAGTGTTGCGAAGGTTTCAAAAGGAACTTCCGAAAAAATAAACGCCCTATCCGGAAGCATTTCGAACGTTTCGAAAGGTACTTCCGAACGGCTTGCATCTTTAACCTCAAGTTTGACTAAAACATCAAAAGGGACAAATGAAAAAATCATCAAGCTTGAAAATTCGGTGGATAAGCTATCCTCAGGAACAAATCAGGAATTGTCCCTTTTGGCAAAACGCTTGAACGAGACCACTGAGACGGTTTCCGAGGAGTTTAAAATACTTGCTGATTATGTTTCCAATAGCCGTGAGACAACAAATCAGGAGCTCTCCAATTTAAATCAGGTCATCAATCAGGAACGAGATTATCTAGTACACACTCTTCAGTCTGAAAGAGAGGAATTCCGCCGTGAAATCAGGACGCGAGATGAGATGTTCAAAAATATGGTTGATAGCTTCAGGGAAACAGCAGCTTCTAAACAATCTAAACGCAATTGGTGGAAGGTTTGGAAGTAG
- a CDS encoding AbrB family transcriptional regulator → MKNNLRAKSFISSFLIALAGGLIFSSLSIPVSWLLGPMSAILIADRFKGLTLYWPRAFRDSALVLIGYSIGLSFTRSSVENIIVNLPTMLMMTVILVSSAALISKVISKLTKVDYPTVLTGSIPGGLSQMIIFAEEMKGIDITTVTFLQVSRLLMIVFVVPFIIFGPVLNISHSANNGLEGSSQFVSEPINFFSFILVCILGVIIAKKLRLPTPFLLGPILGTAILSYAEFTGPSLPSSVMDASQLMIGGYIGMLLKPQKLERKSLTITLALLSGFLLVMESLLLSFFLSDVLSLNIVTSFLSLAPGGMDQMGIIAHEVNADLSIVSGFQLFRLFFIYFAVPPILRWYFESKINNKMDSL, encoded by the coding sequence TTGAAAAATAACTTACGCGCAAAATCATTTATATCTTCTTTCTTGATTGCTTTAGCTGGCGGCCTGATATTTTCATCCCTGTCCATCCCTGTTTCCTGGCTCCTTGGGCCAATGTCGGCAATTTTGATTGCTGATCGTTTTAAAGGATTAACCCTGTACTGGCCAAGAGCTTTTAGGGATTCAGCATTGGTCTTGATTGGATATTCAATCGGTCTTTCCTTTACACGTTCATCAGTAGAGAATATCATAGTAAACCTTCCAACCATGTTGATGATGACGGTGATTCTGGTAAGTTCTGCTGCTTTGATTTCTAAAGTGATATCAAAGTTGACTAAAGTTGATTATCCTACTGTTTTGACCGGCAGTATCCCAGGCGGGCTGTCACAAATGATCATATTTGCAGAAGAAATGAAGGGCATTGATATTACAACGGTTACCTTCCTTCAGGTCTCCAGATTATTAATGATTGTTTTTGTCGTCCCTTTTATCATATTCGGCCCTGTACTTAACATCAGCCATTCGGCGAATAATGGATTGGAAGGCTCAAGCCAGTTTGTTTCGGAACCAATTAATTTTTTCTCATTTATTTTAGTATGTATCCTTGGAGTGATAATCGCTAAAAAGCTGCGGCTGCCTACTCCATTTTTACTCGGGCCAATATTAGGAACAGCCATTTTGTCTTATGCTGAATTTACTGGCCCATCCCTGCCGTCATCGGTAATGGATGCTTCACAGCTGATGATTGGCGGCTATATAGGCATGCTTTTAAAACCTCAGAAATTAGAGAGAAAATCATTAACAATCACACTCGCATTGTTGAGTGGTTTCTTGCTAGTGATGGAATCACTTTTATTAAGTTTCTTCTTATCAGACGTTTTGAGCCTCAATATAGTTACAAGCTTTCTCAGCCTGGCGCCAGGCGGAATGGATCAGATGGGCATCATTGCACATGAAGTCAATGCGGATTTATCCATAGTATCAGGTTTCCAGCTGTTTAGGTTATTCTTTATCTACTTTGCAGTCCCCCCGATTTTAAGATGGTATTTCGAAAGTAAAATAAACAATAAAATGGATTCTCTATAA
- a CDS encoding pyridoxamine 5'-phosphate oxidase family protein, with protein MGHDINSFEELRTLFGEPSELAKRKVISLVDEHCSNYISHSPFLVLSTSDENGYTDSSPRGDAAGFVLVLDHNRIVIPERPGNKRMDSLKNILSNGRVGLLFLIPGMLETLRVNGKARLTRDPELLSRMKAGGKEPLLGIVVEVEECYIQCGKALKRSGLWNPETWGDSSTLPKGAEILAAHSKMPKGSEDEIRKRLEDGYKNRLY; from the coding sequence ATGGGTCACGATATCAATAGCTTTGAAGAATTGAGAACTTTATTTGGTGAGCCAAGTGAGTTGGCAAAACGCAAGGTAATTTCCTTGGTGGATGAACATTGCTCCAATTACATCTCTCACTCCCCATTTTTAGTCTTATCCACCTCAGACGAAAATGGGTACACAGATTCCTCTCCAAGGGGTGATGCTGCTGGATTTGTCCTTGTTCTCGACCATAACCGGATAGTGATTCCGGAGAGGCCAGGGAATAAGAGAATGGATTCTCTGAAAAATATCTTATCAAACGGCAGAGTAGGGCTGTTGTTTCTAATCCCTGGGATGCTGGAGACATTGAGAGTCAACGGAAAGGCCAGATTGACACGTGACCCAGAACTGCTAAGCAGGATGAAAGCCGGTGGGAAGGAGCCGCTGCTTGGCATCGTAGTGGAAGTAGAGGAATGCTATATACAATGCGGAAAAGCATTGAAACGGTCAGGTTTATGGAATCCTGAAACCTGGGGAGACTCATCAACATTACCAAAAGGTGCAGAGATACTGGCAGCACACTCGAAAATGCCTAAAGGGTCCGAAGATGAGATTCGGAAAAGATTGGAAGATGGATATAAAAATAGACTTTATTGA
- a CDS encoding glycerophosphodiester phosphodiesterase — protein sequence MVGYFRWMAIAAMIIYLSGATSNLVLAEISSDNGQVKAFNISHRGASGYVPEHTFLAYELGNSMNGDYIEIDLQMTKDGELIALHDESIDRTTDKKGLVKNLTLKEIKKLDAGSWFNEAFPEKKNAGYRGLQVPTLREVLTKFGSNSKFFIETKSPEVYPGMEEKLLDILNEYNLTGAQPFGNVIVQSFSAESLRKIHQMDESIPLVQLLSYYAPAVITDQEVSKIKEYAIGVGLHYTAVSPGYIQKVTSSDLMIFPYTVNEKDDMKMLLEWGVTGMFTNYPDRLDEVIQEESLEHS from the coding sequence ATGGTTGGATATTTTCGCTGGATGGCAATCGCAGCTATGATCATTTACCTATCAGGGGCCACATCAAATCTTGTTTTAGCGGAAATCTCCTCGGATAACGGGCAAGTCAAGGCATTCAACATTTCTCACCGTGGTGCTTCAGGATATGTTCCTGAACATACATTTCTAGCTTATGAACTGGGGAATAGCATGAATGGCGATTACATTGAAATCGATCTTCAAATGACAAAGGATGGAGAACTGATTGCGCTGCATGACGAAAGCATAGACCGGACCACAGATAAAAAAGGACTAGTCAAAAATCTTACGCTTAAGGAAATAAAGAAACTGGATGCGGGCTCATGGTTTAACGAAGCATTCCCTGAAAAAAAGAATGCCGGGTATAGGGGGCTTCAAGTCCCTACCCTCCGTGAGGTGCTTACTAAATTCGGTTCTAACTCAAAGTTTTTCATTGAAACCAAATCACCTGAAGTCTATCCTGGAATGGAAGAAAAGCTACTCGATATTCTGAATGAGTACAATCTTACCGGTGCCCAGCCATTCGGAAATGTTATTGTTCAATCTTTCAGTGCTGAAAGCTTAAGAAAAATACATCAAATGGATGAATCGATTCCATTGGTCCAGCTGTTGTCTTACTATGCTCCAGCGGTCATTACTGATCAGGAAGTAAGCAAAATCAAGGAATACGCAATTGGCGTCGGATTACATTACACAGCCGTCAGCCCAGGCTACATCCAAAAAGTAACTAGTTCTGATCTGATGATTTTCCCTTATACGGTCAATGAAAAGGATGATATGAAAATGCTTCTGGAATGGGGGGTTACGGGTATGTTCACTAATTACCCCGACCGACTGGACGAAGTAATCCAAGAGGAATCACTTGAGCACTCGTAA